A genomic region of Cydia amplana chromosome 27, ilCydAmpl1.1, whole genome shotgun sequence contains the following coding sequences:
- the LOC134660582 gene encoding gastrula zinc finger protein XlCGF7.1-like, with protein MEEYVPVGQEPLDVCAVFIKEEQREGLEAVQTLNEYDIKIERDYFVDDEDGEPTSLDSNPPPDSPKTYTCEICTKQFAQKRYMTAHRQRHPEFKDLALKLQEEKLRLEQAKKEQLFICLYCQKEFCNRSTVNRHMKIHTDDKPVSKDYICDICHKAFAHKRDVRVHLRVHTGEKPYGCKTCSKRFSQLASLQYHAQGHSKIKPYPCGMCNKQFLRRISLERHKRIHSGIRPFKCQLCEKAFTQKRHLVQHNRLHTKYKHRKVGSKFGRHKDAFAVNAMAT; from the exons ATGGAAGAATATGTGCCGGTAGGTCAGGAACCTCTCGATGTTTGCGCCGTTTTTATAAAAGAGGAGCAAAGGGAGGGTTTGGAGGCGGTACAAACTTTAAATGAATATGACATAAAGATCGAAAGGGATTATTTTGTGGACGATGAAGACGGGGAACCAACTTCTCTTG ACTCGAACCCACCGCCAGACTCTCCAAAAACATACACGTGCGAAATCTGCACCAAACAGTTCGCCCAAAAACGCTACATGACCGCCCACCGCCAAAGACACCCAGAATTCAAAGACCTAGCCCTCAAACTCCAAGAAGAGAAACTACGACTCGAGCAAGCCAAGAAAGAACAGTTATTCATCTGTCTATACTGCCAGAAGGAGTTCTGCAACCGATCAACAGTCAACCGTCACATGAAAATCCATACAGATGACAAACCAGTGTCAAAAGACTATATTTGTGACATTTGTCACAAAGCATTTGCACATAAAAGAGACGTTAGAGTCCATTTACGTGTACACACGGGAGAGAAACCGTACGGATGCAAAACATGCAGTAAAAGGTTCTCTCAACTGGCCAGTCTGCAGTACCATGCCCAAGGTCATTCGAAAATAAAACCATATCCATGCGGTATGTGCAATAAGCAGTTCTTAAGGCGCATCAGCTTGGAACGTCACAAGAGAATCCATTCTGGAATCAGACCCTTCAAATGTCAGTTGTGTGAAAAAGCGTTCACCCAGAAACGACATCTGGTGCAGCATAACCGGTTACACACAAAATATAAGCACAGAAAAGTGGGTTCTAAGTTCGGTCGGCATAAGGACGCTTTTGCTGTTAACGCTATGGCCACTTGA
- the LOC134660578 gene encoding zinc finger protein OZF-like has protein sequence MEQATIKIEYDLYPEVEVHYAESQTQGIISNDDIKEERLENVCDNINKQKEVYDNQNTGQTTSSNATSTASEAPGHFPCHICGAVFDQLFQVTRHLNEHVRRTFPCEHCSCIFNYESDLDTHLLIHNTLGGQLFNCDICQKKFPSQELLEAHKDDHKDNTEGIPCQICGLKLKAKYSLKIHMSAKHLSVKPFSCEVCGKLFPAQWRLTEHMKLHTGDSLPCTFCDKHFISQSKLDMHLKSHTGEKPFECKVCYKCFSRDANLKIHMRLHTGQKNFVCDICEKAFYTKSDLTSHRKIHDKNKPRPFKCPDCESAFALKTQLKNHYMAVHSTETPYSCDSCNVKFKTKKAWKYHMMRHSDERPHKCSVCDKGFLIRHLLVKHARTHTGERPYACQYCDKTFKSRSNLNTHMGNVHNDVKKAQKAETV, from the exons ATGGAACAAGCAACTATTAAGATAGAATACGATCTATATCCTGAAGTCGAGGTACACTATGCCGAAAGTCAAACACAAGGAATCATCAGTAATGACGATATAAAAGAAGAACGACTTGAGAATGTTTGcgataatattaataaacagAAAGAAGTTTACGATAATCAGAATACAGGACAAACAACGAGTAGCAatg CAACAAGTACTGCCTCAGAAGCTCCCGGGCACTTCCCATGCCACATATGCGGTGCAGTCTTCGATCAGCTCTTCCAAGTCACCCGACATCTCAACGAGCATGTTCGGCGAACCTTCCCGTGCGAGCACTGTAGCTGCATATTCAACTATGAGTCCGACTTGGACACTCATCTGCTTATACATAATACACTCGGAGGACAATTATTCAACTGCGATATCTGTCAGAAGAAATTCCCTAGCCAAGAATTGCTAGAAGCACATAAAGATGACCATAAAGACAACACCGAAGGCATCCCATGTCAAATCTGCGGACTGAAATTAAAAGCGAAGTACAGTTTAAAAATTCATATGAGCGCTAAACATCTCTCAGTTAAACCATTTTCTTGTGAAGTCTGCGGGAAGCTTTTCCCAGCGCAATGGAGGTTGACGGAACACATGAAACTGCATACCGGAGACAGCTTGCCTTGTACATTCTGCGATAAACATTTCATTTCACAAAGCAAGCTCGACATGCACCTCAAGTCGCACACTGGTGAGAAGCCGTTTGAGTGCAAAGTTTGCTACAAGTGTTTCTCGAGAGACGCCAACTTAAAAATACACATGCGTTTACATACGGGACAGAAAAACTTTGTTTGTGATATATGCGAGAAGGCTTTCTACACTAAGTCAGATTTAACGTCTCACAGGAAAATACATGATAAGAATAAGCCGAGGCCTTTTAAATGTCCGGATTGCGAATCGGCGTTCGCTTTAAAAACTCAACTCAAGAACCATTATATGGCCGTCCACAGTACAGAGACACCATACTCATGCGATAGCTGCAACGTTAAGTTTAAGACGAAAAAGGCTTGGAAGTATCATATGATGCGACACTCGGACGAGAGGCCGCACAAGTGCAGTGTTTGTGACAAAGGGTTCCTCATCAGGCATCTGCTGGTGAAGCACGCGAGAACACATACCGGAGAACGACCGTACGCCTGCCAGTATTGCGACAAAACCTTTAAATCTAGATCTAATCTAAATACTCATATGGGTAATGTTCATAATGATGTTAAGAAAGCTCAAAAAGCAGAAACAGTGTAA